The proteins below come from a single Oerskovia jenensis genomic window:
- a CDS encoding MFS transporter, with translation MDRQDSSSTPDSTLRPWRGRFVVLAGIVLAAFNLRIAVAAVSPILDVVRVDIDLSDQLAGLLGTVPVIAFAVFGSLVPVLSRRFGLEPTLVAALVVSSVGEILRSLSSTAPSFLLWTAVALAGMGMGNVLLPPLVKRYFPDRIGAVTAAYTVTLSLSTAIPPLLVVGIASSLGWRPALGGWALVGLLAAVPWTVVIARSARARAELASVLEHSPEHTVGLDGRHRHEGRAWRSPLAWGIAGMFGLNSLNTYVMFAWLPHVLIDAGMSEPVAASALALYAFVGMPMSIVTPLLAARMRNPYPLVVTFVAMLAVGYGGLMGGQAGPATWVWVVLAGLGASTFPLGLALINLRSRTSAGAVALSGFVQGVGYLLAGAGPLTAGILYGRSGTWDSTFLFLFGTLVVILLAAVAGCRPVMIEDTWGRRARPGK, from the coding sequence GTGGATCGCCAGGACTCGAGCTCGACCCCCGACAGCACCCTCCGGCCGTGGAGAGGGCGGTTCGTCGTCCTCGCCGGGATCGTCCTCGCCGCGTTCAACCTGCGGATCGCGGTCGCCGCGGTCTCGCCGATCCTCGACGTCGTCCGGGTCGACATCGACCTGAGCGACCAGCTCGCCGGACTGCTCGGCACGGTCCCCGTCATCGCGTTCGCCGTCTTCGGCTCGCTCGTCCCGGTCCTCTCGCGCCGGTTCGGTCTCGAGCCCACGCTCGTCGCCGCGCTGGTCGTGAGCTCGGTCGGGGAGATCCTGCGGTCGCTGTCGAGCACCGCCCCGTCCTTCCTGCTGTGGACCGCGGTCGCGCTCGCGGGCATGGGCATGGGCAACGTGCTGCTGCCACCCCTGGTCAAGCGGTACTTCCCCGACCGGATCGGGGCCGTGACCGCGGCGTACACCGTCACGCTCTCGTTGAGCACCGCGATCCCGCCCCTGCTCGTGGTGGGCATCGCCTCGTCGCTGGGCTGGCGGCCCGCCCTGGGCGGCTGGGCGCTCGTGGGCCTGCTCGCGGCCGTGCCGTGGACCGTGGTCATCGCCCGCTCGGCCCGCGCCCGCGCCGAGCTCGCGTCGGTGCTCGAGCACTCGCCCGAGCACACCGTGGGTCTCGACGGGCGGCACCGCCACGAGGGGCGCGCCTGGCGCAGCCCGCTCGCGTGGGGCATCGCCGGGATGTTCGGGCTCAACTCGCTCAACACCTACGTCATGTTCGCGTGGCTGCCGCACGTGCTGATCGACGCGGGGATGTCGGAGCCGGTCGCGGCGAGCGCGCTCGCGCTGTACGCGTTCGTGGGCATGCCCATGTCGATCGTCACACCGCTGCTCGCGGCCCGGATGCGCAACCCCTACCCCCTCGTCGTGACGTTCGTCGCGATGCTCGCGGTCGGGTACGGCGGACTCATGGGTGGTCAGGCGGGTCCCGCGACGTGGGTGTGGGTCGTGCTCGCGGGGCTCGGGGCATCGACCTTCCCGCTGGGGCTCGCGCTCATCAACCTGCGCAGCCGCACCTCGGCCGGGGCCGTCGCGCTCTCGGGGTTCGTGCAGGGCGTCGGGTACCTCCTCGCGGGGGCCGGCCCCCTGACCGCAGGCATCCTCTACGGGCGCAGCGGGACGTGGGACAGCACGTTCCTGTTCCTGTTCGGCACCCTCGTCGTGATCCTCCTCGCAGCGGTCGCGGGCTGCCGTCCGGTCATGATCGAGGACACGTGGGGACGCAGGGCCCGCCCGGGGAAGTGA
- the argS gene encoding arginine--tRNA ligase codes for MTPNELSEALSAALASAVADGTLALPADAVPASVHVERPRQREHGDWATNVALQLAKKAGVAPRVIAEDLAQRLAAHPGIKSVDIAGPGFLNITLDAAAAGELARTIITQGATYGNNDSEAGTRINLEFVSANPTGPIHIGGVRWAAVGDSLARVLQASGAVVEREYYFNDHGAQIDRFARSLLARAKGEPAPEDGYGGQYISDIAEAVIADAIAAGDPDPRTLPDDEAQEVFRARGVERMFGEIKNALHDFGVDFDVYFHEDTLHESGAVERAVQRLREGGHVFEADGATWLRTTDFGDDKDRVIIKSDGEAAYIAGDIAYYLDKRERGFDDVIIMLGADHHGYVSRMMAVCAAFGDEPGKNLQILIGQMVNLVKDGQPVRMSKRAGTVVTLEDLVDAVGVDAARYSLARSSTDSSIDLDLDLLTKAGNENPVYYVQYAHARTANVARNAQAHGFSRFREDGTDAFDPSLLTHETESILLGALTEFPRVVGQAAELREPHRVARYLEALAGDYHSWYHECRVTPLGDEEVTDVHRTRLWLNDATRQVLANGLGLLGVSAPERM; via the coding sequence GTGACCCCCAACGAGCTCTCCGAAGCGCTCAGCGCTGCCCTGGCCTCCGCCGTCGCCGACGGCACCCTCGCCCTGCCCGCCGACGCGGTCCCCGCGTCGGTCCACGTCGAGCGACCCCGCCAGCGCGAGCACGGCGACTGGGCCACGAACGTCGCGCTGCAGCTCGCGAAGAAGGCCGGCGTCGCCCCGCGTGTCATCGCGGAGGACCTCGCGCAGCGCCTCGCCGCGCACCCGGGCATCAAGTCCGTGGACATCGCGGGCCCGGGCTTCCTGAACATCACGCTCGACGCCGCCGCCGCGGGCGAGCTCGCCCGCACGATCATCACGCAGGGCGCGACCTACGGGAACAACGACTCCGAGGCGGGCACGCGCATCAACCTCGAGTTCGTCTCGGCGAACCCCACGGGCCCGATCCACATCGGTGGCGTGCGCTGGGCCGCGGTCGGCGACTCGCTGGCGCGCGTGCTCCAGGCGTCGGGGGCCGTGGTCGAGCGCGAGTACTACTTCAACGACCACGGCGCGCAGATCGACCGCTTCGCGCGCTCGCTGCTCGCGCGCGCCAAGGGGGAGCCCGCCCCCGAGGACGGCTACGGCGGCCAGTACATCTCGGACATCGCCGAGGCCGTCATCGCGGACGCGATCGCGGCGGGCGACCCGGACCCGCGCACGCTGCCCGACGACGAGGCCCAGGAGGTCTTCCGGGCGCGCGGCGTCGAGCGCATGTTCGGCGAGATCAAGAACGCGCTGCACGACTTCGGCGTCGACTTCGACGTGTACTTCCACGAGGACACGCTGCACGAGTCGGGTGCGGTCGAGCGCGCGGTCCAGCGCCTGCGCGAGGGCGGCCACGTGTTCGAGGCCGACGGTGCGACGTGGCTGCGCACGACCGACTTCGGTGACGACAAGGACCGCGTCATCATCAAGTCGGACGGCGAGGCCGCGTACATCGCGGGCGACATCGCGTACTACCTCGACAAGCGCGAGCGCGGGTTCGACGACGTCATCATCATGCTCGGCGCGGACCACCACGGGTACGTGAGCCGCATGATGGCCGTGTGCGCGGCGTTCGGCGACGAGCCGGGCAAGAACCTGCAGATCCTCATCGGCCAGATGGTCAACCTGGTCAAGGACGGCCAGCCCGTCCGCATGTCCAAGCGCGCCGGGACGGTCGTGACGCTCGAGGACCTGGTCGACGCCGTGGGCGTGGACGCCGCGCGCTACTCGCTCGCGCGCTCCTCGACCGACTCGAGCATCGACCTGGACCTCGACCTGCTGACCAAGGCGGGCAACGAGAACCCGGTCTACTACGTGCAGTACGCGCACGCCCGCACGGCGAACGTCGCGCGCAACGCGCAGGCGCACGGGTTCTCGCGGTTCCGTGAGGACGGGACCGATGCGTTCGACCCGTCGCTGCTCACGCACGAGACCGAGTCGATCCTGCTCGGTGCGCTCACCGAGTTCCCCCGCGTCGTGGGCCAGGCCGCCGAGCTGCGCGAGCCGCACCGCGTCGCGCGCTACCTCGAGGCGCTCGCGGGCGACTACCACTCCTGGTACCACGAGTGCCGCGTGACGCCGCTGGGCGACGAGGAGGTCACGGACGTGCACCGCACGCGCCTGTGGCTCAACGACGCGACGCGTCAGGTGCTCGCCAACGGCCTCGGCCTGCTGGGCGTGTCCGCGCCGGAGCGCATGTGA
- the lysA gene encoding diaminopimelate decarboxylase translates to MSASAGPTTPPAFSPTGTFVPGEPWSSGVRRSSDGALTVAGVDVRELAAAQGTPAYVLDEADLRERARSYRRAFEAAFAEVGAGVDVYYAGKAFLSVAVARWVHAEGLRVDTATGGELAVALRAGVPGEHIGLHGNNKSDAEIARALDVGVGRIIVDSLVEIERVAAAARARGGAPAPVMIRVTTGVHAGGHEYISTAHEDQKFGLSLATGGQVATAPGAPGEDSPAMTALLAVLARPELELLGIHSHIGSQILDPSGFEVAARKVLELRAALAARTGYLVPEVDLGGGYGIAYLPGEVALDPDRIAKDVAASVAASAADLGTPLPRFSIEPGRAVVGPAGLTLYTVGTVKPVRVGGSAGAGEAEGTLVRTYVSIDGGMSDNIRPALYGADYHAELANRLSDAEPVLARVVGKHCESGDIVVHDVLLPGDVRAGDLLAVAATGAYGRSMASNYNHVPRPPVVAVTDGETRVLVRRETVDDLLALDLG, encoded by the coding sequence GTGAGCGCCTCCGCCGGCCCGACGACGCCTCCCGCCTTCTCGCCGACCGGCACCTTCGTGCCGGGCGAGCCCTGGTCGAGCGGCGTGCGTCGCTCGTCCGACGGCGCGCTGACGGTCGCGGGGGTCGACGTGCGTGAGCTCGCGGCCGCGCAGGGCACCCCGGCATACGTGCTCGACGAGGCCGACCTGCGCGAGCGCGCTCGGTCCTACCGTCGCGCGTTCGAGGCCGCCTTCGCCGAGGTCGGCGCGGGCGTCGACGTGTACTACGCGGGCAAGGCGTTCCTGTCGGTCGCCGTGGCCCGCTGGGTCCATGCCGAGGGGTTGCGCGTCGACACCGCGACGGGCGGCGAGCTCGCGGTCGCGCTGCGCGCGGGCGTGCCCGGCGAGCACATCGGGCTGCACGGCAACAACAAGTCGGACGCGGAGATCGCGCGCGCTCTCGACGTGGGCGTGGGGCGGATCATCGTCGACTCGCTCGTCGAGATCGAGCGCGTGGCCGCTGCCGCGCGCGCCCGGGGCGGGGCTCCCGCGCCGGTCATGATCCGGGTGACCACGGGCGTGCACGCGGGCGGGCACGAGTACATCTCGACCGCGCACGAGGACCAGAAGTTCGGGCTGTCGCTCGCGACCGGTGGCCAGGTCGCGACGGCCCCTGGTGCGCCGGGTGAGGACAGCCCGGCCATGACGGCGCTCCTCGCGGTGCTCGCGCGCCCCGAGCTCGAGCTGCTGGGCATCCACTCGCACATCGGGTCGCAGATCCTCGATCCCTCGGGCTTCGAGGTCGCGGCGCGCAAGGTCCTCGAGCTGCGGGCCGCGCTCGCAGCTCGTACGGGCTACCTGGTCCCCGAGGTGGACCTGGGCGGCGGGTACGGCATCGCCTACCTGCCGGGCGAGGTCGCGCTCGACCCGGACCGGATCGCGAAGGACGTCGCGGCCTCGGTCGCGGCCTCGGCGGCGGACCTGGGCACGCCCCTGCCGCGCTTCTCGATCGAGCCGGGCCGGGCCGTCGTCGGCCCGGCGGGCCTGACGCTCTACACGGTCGGCACGGTCAAGCCCGTGCGGGTCGGCGGATCGGCGGGCGCCGGCGAGGCCGAGGGCACGCTCGTGCGCACCTACGTCTCGATCGACGGCGGCATGAGCGACAACATCCGCCCGGCGCTGTACGGCGCGGACTACCACGCCGAGCTCGCGAACCGGCTCTCGGACGCCGAGCCCGTGCTCGCGCGCGTGGTCGGCAAGCACTGCGAGAGCGGTGACATCGTGGTCCACGACGTGCTGCTCCCTGGTGACGTCCGGGCGGGGGACCTGCTGGCCGTCGCGGCGACGGGAGCCTACGGGCGCTCGATGGCCTCGAACTACAACCACGTGCCCCGGCCCCCGGTCGTGGCCGTGACCGACGGCGAGACCAGGGTCCTGGTCCGTCGCGAGACGGTCGACGACCTGCTGGCCCTCGACCTGGGCTGA
- a CDS encoding homoserine dehydrogenase, producing the protein MGASQQEQGPLRVALLGCGVVGSEVARLLTQQSADLASRVGAPLELVGIAVRDASAPRPLADSIDRSLLTEDAEGLVTRADIVIEVMGGIEPARALLLRAIEAGAAVVTANKALLAEDGPTLYKAADTAGVDIYFEAAVAGAIPIVRPVRESLAGDHVRRILGIVNGTTNYVLDQMATTGMSFDDAVRQAQDLGYAEADPTADVEGFDAAAKAAILASLAFHTRVSLEDVAREGITRITADDVAWAAQTGHVIKLLAIAESVTGDDGGHGVSVRVHPALVPLAHPLAGVRGAFNAVFVEADAAGELMFYGRGAGGSPTASAVLGDVVSAARHRVLGGKGPEESTYAALPILPASTAVTRYQVRLAVDDRPGVLAQVAQVLASKGVSIEAVRQPSEQSAPGADATDDGATGVAHLVITTHAAAEAALAATVDAIAVLEPVREITSVLRVEGA; encoded by the coding sequence GTGGGAGCCAGCCAGCAGGAGCAAGGGCCGCTGCGCGTCGCGCTGCTCGGGTGCGGCGTCGTCGGGTCCGAGGTCGCTCGGCTGCTGACGCAGCAGAGCGCGGACCTGGCCTCGCGCGTCGGGGCGCCGCTCGAGCTCGTGGGGATCGCGGTGCGCGACGCGTCCGCTCCTCGCCCGCTCGCCGACTCGATCGACCGCTCGCTCCTGACGGAGGACGCCGAGGGGCTCGTGACGCGCGCCGACATCGTCATCGAGGTCATGGGCGGCATCGAGCCGGCCCGTGCGCTGCTGCTGCGCGCGATCGAGGCGGGTGCCGCGGTGGTGACCGCGAACAAGGCGCTGCTCGCCGAGGACGGCCCCACGCTCTACAAGGCCGCTGACACCGCGGGCGTCGACATCTACTTCGAGGCCGCGGTCGCGGGCGCGATCCCGATCGTCCGGCCGGTCCGCGAGTCGCTCGCGGGCGACCACGTCCGCCGCATCCTGGGCATCGTCAACGGGACCACGAACTACGTCCTGGACCAGATGGCCACCACGGGCATGTCGTTCGACGACGCCGTGCGCCAGGCCCAGGACCTCGGGTACGCCGAGGCCGACCCGACCGCCGACGTCGAGGGGTTCGACGCCGCGGCCAAGGCCGCGATCCTCGCGAGCCTCGCGTTCCACACGCGCGTCTCGCTCGAGGACGTCGCGCGCGAGGGCATCACGAGGATCACGGCCGACGACGTCGCGTGGGCCGCGCAGACCGGTCACGTCATCAAGCTGCTCGCCATCGCGGAGTCCGTGACGGGCGACGACGGCGGGCACGGGGTCTCGGTGCGCGTGCACCCGGCCCTCGTGCCGCTCGCGCACCCGCTCGCCGGGGTGCGCGGAGCCTTCAACGCGGTCTTCGTCGAGGCCGACGCCGCGGGCGAGCTCATGTTCTACGGTCGCGGCGCGGGGGGCTCGCCCACGGCGTCGGCGGTGCTGGGCGACGTCGTCTCGGCGGCCCGTCACCGCGTGCTGGGTGGCAAGGGCCCCGAGGAGTCCACCTATGCTGCCCTGCCGATCCTGCCCGCCAGCACCGCGGTCACGCGCTACCAGGTCCGCCTCGCGGTCGACGACCGTCCCGGCGTCCTGGCGCAGGTCGCCCAGGTCCTGGCGTCGAAGGGCGTCTCGATCGAGGCCGTCCGTCAGCCGTCGGAGCAGTCCGCGCCCGGCGCCGACGCCACGGACGACGGGGCGACCGGCGTCGCCCACCTCGTCATCACGACCCACGCCGCAGCGGAGGCCGCGCTCGCCGCGACGGTCGACGCGATCGCGGTGCTCGAACCCGTCCGAGAGATCACGTCCGTCCTGAGAGTCGAGGGAGCCTGA
- the thrC gene encoding threonine synthase: protein MAHQWRGIIAEYADRLPAHVTERIVTLGEGGTPLVEAPALSARTGAQVFLKVEGMNPTASFKDRGMTAAISSAAGRGAKVVVCASTGNTSASAAAYATKAGMVCAVLVPDGKIAMGKLSQAIAHGAKLLQVDGNFDDCLVAARKLAEAYPVELVNSVNPDRIEGQKTGAFEIVDALGDAPDIHALPVGNAGNITAYWKGFREYAGLGDPDAPGAHLPAVSTRTPIMWGFQAAGAAPIVAGHPITHPETIATAIRIGNPASWAQAEAARDESGGVIEAVTDEQILAAHRILSAEAGVFVEPGSAAGVAGILSRAERGLVPAGARIVVTVTGHGLKDPQWALKTLDGADVTPVRVSADVVSIADALQLG from the coding sequence ATGGCCCACCAGTGGCGAGGCATCATCGCCGAGTACGCCGACCGCCTGCCCGCCCACGTCACCGAGCGCATCGTCACGCTCGGTGAGGGGGGGACGCCGCTCGTCGAGGCGCCCGCGCTCTCGGCGCGCACGGGGGCGCAGGTCTTCCTCAAGGTCGAGGGCATGAACCCGACCGCGTCGTTCAAGGACCGCGGCATGACCGCGGCGATCTCCTCGGCCGCGGGCCGCGGGGCGAAGGTCGTGGTGTGCGCCTCGACGGGCAACACCTCGGCCTCGGCCGCCGCGTACGCGACCAAGGCCGGCATGGTCTGCGCCGTCCTGGTCCCGGACGGCAAGATCGCGATGGGCAAGCTGAGCCAGGCGATCGCGCACGGTGCCAAGCTGCTGCAGGTCGACGGCAACTTCGACGACTGCCTGGTCGCGGCCCGCAAGCTCGCCGAGGCGTACCCGGTCGAGCTCGTCAACTCGGTCAACCCCGACCGCATCGAGGGCCAGAAGACCGGTGCGTTCGAGATCGTCGACGCCCTGGGCGACGCCCCGGACATCCACGCGCTCCCCGTGGGGAACGCGGGCAACATCACGGCGTACTGGAAGGGCTTCCGCGAGTACGCGGGCCTCGGCGACCCCGACGCCCCGGGGGCGCACCTGCCTGCGGTCTCCACGAGGACCCCGATCATGTGGGGCTTCCAGGCCGCCGGCGCGGCCCCGATCGTCGCGGGCCACCCCATCACGCACCCCGAGACCATCGCGACCGCGATCCGCATCGGCAACCCCGCCTCCTGGGCGCAGGCCGAGGCCGCGCGCGACGAGTCGGGCGGCGTCATCGAGGCCGTGACCGACGAGCAGATCCTCGCGGCGCACCGCATCCTGTCGGCCGAGGCCGGCGTGTTCGTCGAGCCCGGCTCGGCCGCGGGCGTCGCGGGCATCCTCTCGCGCGCCGAGCGTGGCCTCGTGCCCGCGGGAGCGCGCATCGTCGTCACGGTCACGGGCCACGGCCTCAAGGACCCGCAGTGGGCGCTCAAGACGCTCGACGGCGCCGACGTGACCCCCGTCCGGGTCAGCGCCGACGTCGTCTCGATCGCGGACGCTCTCCAGCTCGGCTGA
- the thrB gene encoding homoserine kinase: MQLGADHVRVRVPATSANLGPGFDAMGLALARYDVLEVRALGNGDVVVDVEGEGAGEVPGDERHLVVRALRAALDLVGAPQTGLHLTGTNAIPHGRGLGSSAAAVVAGIVAARALVADPAALDDATVLQLATEFEGHPDNAAPAIHGGATIAWTSAVEGHEGARAVRLDVHPDIEATVLVPTIRLATSRARGVLPETVPHADAALNAGRAALLVEALTRSPQLLFDATEDRLHQEYRAGVMSASWELVRALRADGLAATISGAGPTVLLLGSAEDRDRADAVLRDLLHGSDQWRAYRPGIDLGGVRSERVLGSAGLADPSPRQVR; this comes from the coding sequence ATGCAGCTCGGAGCCGACCATGTGCGGGTGCGCGTACCCGCGACGAGCGCGAACCTCGGCCCGGGCTTCGACGCCATGGGACTGGCCCTCGCGCGCTACGACGTGCTCGAGGTCCGTGCGCTCGGCAACGGCGACGTGGTCGTCGACGTCGAGGGGGAGGGGGCCGGCGAGGTCCCCGGTGACGAGCGGCACCTGGTCGTGCGCGCGCTGCGTGCCGCCCTCGACCTGGTCGGTGCGCCGCAGACCGGGCTGCACCTGACCGGCACCAACGCGATCCCGCACGGCCGTGGTCTCGGCTCCTCGGCTGCCGCGGTCGTGGCCGGGATCGTCGCCGCGCGCGCTCTGGTCGCGGATCCCGCGGCCCTCGACGACGCGACCGTCCTCCAGCTCGCGACCGAGTTCGAGGGGCACCCCGACAACGCTGCCCCCGCGATCCACGGCGGCGCGACGATCGCCTGGACGAGCGCGGTCGAGGGGCACGAGGGCGCGCGCGCTGTACGCCTCGACGTCCACCCGGACATCGAGGCGACCGTCCTGGTCCCCACGATCCGGCTCGCCACGAGCCGTGCTCGCGGTGTCCTGCCGGAGACCGTGCCGCACGCCGACGCCGCGCTCAACGCGGGGCGCGCCGCGCTGCTCGTCGAGGCGCTGACCCGTTCGCCGCAGCTCCTGTTCGACGCGACCGAGGACCGGCTCCACCAGGAGTATCGCGCGGGGGTCATGTCGGCGTCGTGGGAGCTCGTGCGCGCGCTGCGGGCCGACGGCCTGGCCGCGACCATCTCGGGCGCGGGACCCACGGTCCTGCTCCTGGGGAGCGCCGAGGACCGCGACCGCGCCGATGCCGTGCTGCGCGACCTGCTGCACGGCTCGGACCAGTGGCGCGCCTACCGGCCGGGCATCGACCTGGGAGGGGTGCGCTCCGAGCGCGTCCTGGGCTCGGCGGGCCTGGCCGACCCGTCCCCTCGACAGGTGCGGTGA
- the rho gene encoding transcription termination factor Rho encodes MTDTTDTARAGALSTLRLPELQALASQLGVKGTSKMRKSDLVDVIRSTSGEKSAPERPAGASSTARRAPEKDNQTEKVVVQPAVEVPARAATENVERSERPRRERGQRSARSDQAADIVAPLLEQGSRAARVDGDRSAGGETPDERAARAAAAVGLVTGSAPERGSRRAGRGAGAPRGGEGEAVREPAPEAGAGNGRQDRQRDQQGQGERQNGQQERQGGQRQQGQGNQQGGQGGQRDQQGQGNRQSDEYDERGGRRRRGRDRNRDRDRKRGRTRGGNIDVSGLDDIEVTEDDVLLPVAGILDVLDQYAFVRTSGYLPGPNDVYVSLGQVKKSGLRRGDAIVGAVRQPRDGETFQQTGPRNQKFNALVRLDSVNGMSPEAARNRAEFNKLTPLYPQERLRLETGEVGRLTPRVIDIVAPIGKGQRGLIVAPPKAGKTIIMQQIANAITTNNPEVHLMVVLVDERPEEVTDMERTVKGEVIASTFDRPASDHTIVAELAIERAKRLVELGQDVVVLLDSLTRLSRAYNLAAPASGRILSGGVDASALYPPKRFFGAARNIENGGSLTILASALVETGSKMDEVIFEEFKGTGNMELRLSRSLADKRIFPAVDVNASGTRREEILMPQDELRIVYKLRRVMGALDQQQAIELLLGKLKETKSNVEFLLQVQKTTPGGINHDEEVGRAV; translated from the coding sequence GTGACAGACACCACCGACACCGCCCGTGCAGGCGCGCTCTCGACGCTGCGCCTCCCCGAGCTGCAGGCACTCGCCTCGCAGCTCGGTGTCAAGGGCACGTCCAAGATGCGCAAGAGCGATCTTGTCGACGTCATCCGATCCACCTCCGGCGAGAAGAGCGCTCCTGAGCGCCCCGCCGGAGCGTCCTCCACCGCGCGCCGTGCGCCGGAGAAGGACAACCAGACCGAGAAGGTCGTCGTCCAGCCGGCGGTCGAGGTCCCGGCACGCGCGGCGACCGAGAACGTCGAGCGCTCCGAGCGTCCCCGCCGCGAGCGGGGTCAGCGTTCGGCGCGGTCCGACCAGGCAGCCGACATCGTCGCCCCGCTCCTGGAGCAGGGCAGCCGTGCCGCGCGCGTCGACGGCGACCGCAGCGCCGGGGGAGAGACCCCGGACGAGCGCGCCGCACGCGCCGCCGCGGCGGTCGGCCTGGTGACGGGCTCCGCCCCCGAGCGTGGTTCGCGTCGTGCCGGACGGGGCGCCGGTGCTCCGCGCGGCGGCGAGGGCGAGGCCGTTCGCGAGCCGGCCCCCGAGGCCGGTGCGGGCAACGGTCGTCAGGACCGTCAGCGCGACCAGCAGGGGCAGGGCGAACGCCAGAACGGCCAGCAGGAGCGCCAGGGGGGCCAGCGCCAGCAGGGCCAGGGCAACCAGCAGGGTGGTCAGGGGGGCCAGCGCGACCAGCAGGGTCAGGGCAACCGCCAGAGCGACGAGTACGACGAGCGCGGCGGACGTCGCCGTCGTGGGCGTGACCGCAACCGTGACCGCGACCGCAAGCGCGGCCGCACGCGTGGCGGGAACATCGACGTCTCGGGTCTCGACGACATCGAGGTGACCGAGGACGACGTGCTGCTGCCCGTGGCCGGCATCCTCGACGTGCTCGACCAGTACGCGTTCGTGCGCACCAGCGGCTACCTGCCCGGACCGAACGACGTCTACGTCTCGCTCGGTCAGGTCAAGAAGTCGGGCCTGCGTCGCGGCGACGCGATCGTCGGCGCGGTGCGTCAGCCCCGTGACGGCGAGACGTTCCAGCAGACCGGGCCGCGCAACCAGAAGTTCAACGCGCTGGTCCGGCTCGACTCGGTCAACGGCATGTCTCCCGAGGCCGCCCGCAACCGTGCCGAGTTCAACAAGCTCACGCCGCTCTACCCGCAGGAGCGCCTGCGCCTGGAGACGGGCGAGGTCGGCCGACTGACGCCGCGCGTGATCGACATCGTCGCCCCGATCGGCAAGGGGCAGCGTGGCCTGATCGTCGCTCCGCCCAAGGCGGGCAAGACGATCATCATGCAGCAGATCGCCAACGCGATCACGACGAACAACCCTGAGGTCCACCTCATGGTCGTCCTCGTGGACGAGCGACCTGAAGAGGTCACGGACATGGAGCGCACGGTCAAGGGCGAGGTCATCGCCTCGACGTTCGACCGTCCCGCCTCCGACCACACGATCGTCGCCGAGCTCGCGATCGAGCGCGCCAAGCGTCTCGTGGAGCTGGGCCAGGACGTCGTCGTGCTCCTCGACTCGCTCACGCGACTCTCGCGTGCCTACAACCTGGCGGCCCCGGCCTCCGGACGCATCCTCTCGGGAGGTGTGGACGCCTCGGCGCTCTACCCGCCCAAGCGCTTCTTCGGCGCGGCGCGCAACATCGAGAACGGTGGGTCGCTCACGATCCTCGCCTCGGCGCTCGTCGAGACCGGCTCCAAGATGGACGAGGTCATCTTCGAGGAGTTCAAGGGCACGGGAAACATGGAGCTCCGGCTCTCCCGCTCGCTCGCGGACAAGCGCATCTTCCCGGCCGTGGACGTCAACGCGTCCGGTACCCGCCGCGAGGAGATCCTCATGCCGCAGGACGAGCTCCGCATCGTCTACAAGCTGCGCCGCGTGATGGGTGCGCTCGACCAGCAGCAGGCCATCGAGCTGCTGCTCGGCAAGCTCAAGGAGACCAAGTCCAACGTCGAGTTCCTGCTCCAGGTGCAGAAGACGACGCCGGGCGGCATCAACCACGACGAAGAGGTCGGTCGCGCCGTGTGA
- the rpmE gene encoding 50S ribosomal protein L31 produces MKADIHPEYVLTEVTCTCGSTFVTRSTEKSGRISSDVCSACHPFYTGKQKILDTGGRVARFEARYGKKAADK; encoded by the coding sequence GTGAAGGCTGATATCCACCCCGAGTACGTCCTGACCGAGGTCACCTGCACCTGCGGTTCCACGTTCGTCACGCGCAGCACCGAGAAGTCCGGGCGCATCTCGTCCGACGTCTGCTCGGCCTGCCACCCGTTCTACACGGGCAAGCAGAAGATCCTCGACACCGGTGGCCGCGTGGCCCGCTTCGAGGCTCGTTACGGCAAGAAGGCCGCCGACAAGTAG